DNA from Pseudomonadota bacterium:
TGCGCCAGGCCGCGGGCATAGCCGATTTTTTGCCGGCTGAGCCCGCAGGCCCTTAATGCATCTTCCTCCAGCGCCAGCAGGGTTTCCGGCGCGAGAGAGTCCAGCGCCGCCTCTACCTTGCGCCAGATACTGGCCGCCGCCGCCACCGAGACCTGCTGCCCGATGATAATGCGCAGCAATGATGCGAACCCCGGCGCGCGGCCCAGGTCCAGGGGCGGCCCGGCCTCGAGGCACGCCTTCAGCCGGCGATCCTTCTTTGCCAGACCCCGGGCCAGTTTCAGGTAATCATGCATCCGCGCAGCATATCACAGATCCAGCCAGGGATCCTAAAGTTCAGGCCTGCAGTAAGCCAGGGCACGGCTCACAGCGTCGCTGTCGGCCTGGGACAGGGGCAGGGTTTTCTCACAGGCGCGCTGGAGGTCCTGCTGGGCTTCAGGCACCTTACCGGAAGATTTACCAAAACATGTGAACGATACGGATGACTTCAATTCCATGCTGTTATGGAAAAAGGCTGCCGTGAAAACGGTGCCATCCGGAAAAAACAGGGAAAGGCACTGGGACAGAACAGTCTTTGTTTTATCGGGGATCATATGTTTGACCAGCACGGTGCCCTGCTCTGGATTGCAGGTGAAAAGAGTCAGTTCGGCAGGGGCTGACCCCACCAGCTCCTTGCAGAAATTAAACTCTGCCGCCTGACTCTGAATGGCCTGTCCCTGGACTGTTTGGCCGGGTTTCCGGCTTGAAGAGAGCGGCGGGCTGAACCCCTGCCTGAAGCCCAGAGTGTCAAGGCGTCCATAGAGCTCCCATTTGTTTTCGGAACAGGTCCCTCCTGCCAGCACACTGGCCAGAGCCGTCAGTACAATGTTCCTTCCGGCACTTTTTCCACCCTGAACAGACATCCTGCTTCTCCGTTCTTCTAAATCAGAAATTGTTTAGATTCATATTTATATAATCTTTGAGTGTCAATCAGGGAGAGGCAAACACACCTTGACCACTGCCCTTCTTCCATGAGACCAGAGCACCCATGCTGCAACACATCAAAGCCGCAAGAGCCAACCAGCGCGGCAACGGAAATATCGTCACCGGCACGGTCTGCACCATGCTGGCCATGCTCCTGTTCGCGGTCATGAACACGGGGGCCAAGCTCCTGACCGGCCACCACCCGCTGGAGATCGGGTTCTACCGCAACCTGTTCGGCACATTCCTGTTCGGCGCCATTATCCTGTGGCAAGGCAAAACCCACCTTCTGAACATGTCCAGCAACAAGGGCCTGGTTCTGGGCCGCTCAGTGATTGGTTATCTCAACCTGGTGTTTTCCTTCAGCGCCTTTCAGGCCCTGCCCATGGCCAATACCCAGACCCTGCTGTTCACGGGATCCCTGCTGGTGCCCCTGCTGGGCTTTGTGTTCCTGGGGGAACGCATCGGGCGGTACCGGTACGCCGTGATCATCAGTGGTTTTGCGGGCGTGTGCCTGATTGCCGGCCCCACGGCAGAGCTGAGCGCCCTGGGCGTCACCTGGGCCTTGCTTGCCGCCCTGTGCCAGGCCGCACAGGCCATCCTGCTGCGCCACATAGGCAAGGCGGATTCACCGCTGACCATCTCGTTCTGGTTCATGGCTATCGGCATCATCCTGGCAGGCGCGGCCATGCCTTGGGTCGCCACAGTCCCTGACACCCGGGAGATCCTGATCCTCGCCTGCCTGGCCATAGCCGGCACAGCCTGGCCCAGCTGTTCCTGACGCAGGCCTACGCCCACCTGCAGGCCGGCCTGGTGGGCGCACTGAATTACTTCCAGCTGATCTGGGCGACCCTGTTCGGCTGGGTCTTCTGGAACGCCCTGCCCGGCCCGCTGGTCATCGCCGGCAGCGCCATCATCGTGGCCGGCAACCTGTTCATTCTCTGCCGGGAGCAAAGAATGAAAAGGGAAAACCTGCCTTAAGGCTTCAGCAGGGTCATGCACCGCATGGCTTCCTGTTTTGCCTGCTCATCCTGCATGTATTTCTGCGTCATCTCCGCCGCAGGGACATCCCCGTACTTCTGCACGATCAGACGGCTCTGGCAGTCGCACATGGCCTGCTCGACCTCTGGCGTAAGGCGGGGATCAACGGAAAGTCCCATACTCCTTACATTCTCCAGACCGCGGGCGGATTCCTTCATGCACCAGTCCTTCACCTCTACCAGCGCCGCTTCCTGGCCCGGGGTCAGGGGCGCTGTGTCATCCGGCCAGAAAACCACCATCAGGACAACAAACAGGGCCACAAGGGCAACCACAACAATACCCAGTATTTTCAGAATACGACCAAACATGTTTTTCCTTTCTGGAGCAGAAGACGGGAAGTAAATTTTCCTGATGTGATATCAGGGTGCAGGACCAGTACCAGGATTGAACTCCCCATAAAGGGTTCTGAAGGCGTATCGTATCACTGAGTCCCCTGATACAGTCTGAAAGCCACGACTTATTTCCATTCTTCTTGCTCCCCCGAAAAAATACGTGCGGGTTGTCAAAACCTCAATGTCTCCTCCTGCAGGGAATTCCTTCGTGGGATGAGCACCGAAAGGAAGCCGGATCAGGGCGTCACATTTATCATATTCATGCCCGGGGAAATATGGATCAACAACCCGCGACTTCCCGACAATATACCAGCGGCCGCTGCCTCCGGTTTCCAGATCCATGCGGCTGAAGCCTGCGACAGACTCACAGTCAGGCTGCCACACCTGGGGAGAAGTCAGCAGGAACTGAAAGACTTCCACTGCCGCAGAAGAATCTGCCGCAGGAGAAGAATCCTCTGGTCCGCAACCTGCGGCCACAAGTATTGCGCATAATAGGCCAGGCAGCCTCTCCATGAATTACCTCATCTTCAGACCTGGAAAGAAAACTAATAAGCAGACAAAGTTTCTTCAAGATTTCTTCAGGACCTGCATCTTCAGGGGTATGTGCGGACAATTACCGGGGAAAGCGACGGTCCGGATTCCAATACAGCGACAGACCCTGTGTGCCAAAAAATATTAACCTTCCCGCCCGGCCAGACGGGCTACGGCGCGGGAGCGGCCAATCAGGGGCAACAGCACTTTCAGCTCAGGCCCATTTTCCCGCCCCGTCAGGGCTTTGCGCAGCGGCATGAACAGGGCCTTGCCTGAGCGACCGGTGGCTTTTTTCACAGCATCCACCCACTGGCCCCAGGTATCCGCCGTCCAGGGGTCGGTAGGCAGCAGGCTGTCCGCCACAGCCAGAAACTCCCGGTCCGCCGGGTCGATGACCGGCATAATGCTGGTTTGAGCCATATGCCACCACTCCACCGCCTCATCCAGGCGGGAAATATTGCCATGAATGGCGGTCCAGAAGCCCTCGTCCGCCTGGGGCAGACCCAGAGCGTGCAGCCGCTCCCGGACCGCAGCAAAAGGCATCTGGTGCAGGATGCGGCCGTTGAGGCGTTTCAGCTCCTCGATGTCAAAGCGCGGCGTGCTGCGGGCAATGCGACCCAGGTCAAATCCCGCAATCAGGTCCGCATCGCTGGTACGCGGCTCAACCGGGTCGGACGTTCCCACGCGGGCCAGCAGGCTTTTGATGGCCATGGCCTCGATCCCCATCTCGTCCCGCAGCTGGGCGATGCTCAGGCTGCCCGTACGCTTGGACAGCTTTTCTCCCGTGGAACCGCTCAGCAGCGGCAGATGGGCAAACTGTGGCACCCGGCCCGCAATGGCCTGGAACATCTGGATCTGGGAGGCTGTGTTGGTCGTATGCTCCTCCGCCCGGATGATGTGGGTGATGCCAAAATCCAGGTCATCGATGACCGAGGACAGTGAGTACAGGATATACCCATCCTCCCGCACCACAACGGGATCGCTGAGGCTGGCGCCCTCGAATTTCTGGGACCCTCGCACCAGGTCGTCCCAGGCGATGGGCTCATGCTTCAGCAGGAAGCGCCAGTGGGGCTTTTTTCCCTCCGCAGCGAACCGGGCGTGGTCGGCCGCTGTCAGGTTCAGGGCTGCACGATCATAGACAGGCGGCTTGCCCTGCCCTGTCATGATCCGGCGCCGGATTTCCAGTTCCTCTTCGGTCTCATAACAGGCGTAGATACGCCCTGCTGCCTTCAGCTGTTCAATCACCTCCACATAGCGGGCCGTGCGGTCACTCTGGCGGGCAAAGCGGTCCCAGGTCAGGCCCAGCCAGGTCAGGTCCCGCTCGATCCCCAGGGCGTATTCTTCCCTGGACCGCTCCAGGTCCGTGTCGTCCAGGCGCAGCATGAAGGTGCCACCATGCTTGCGGGCGAACAGCCAGTTCACCAGCATGGTGCGGATATTGCCTACATGAAGCCAGCCCGTGGGGCTGGGTGCGATACGAACGGCGACAGACATGGCTACCAGACAGGGAAAATGAACAGGAAAAGCCTTCTACCACGCCTTGCACCCGTGATGAAGTGGTATGGCGTAAACCGTTTGTGAAGGAATTCCGGGTTAATCTGCAGTCATGGATGCACTCCCCGCGATTTTCTGAATGAATCTGCTTTCGTATCTCCATCAACACACCATCTCTCTCTGGACGGGCACTGTCATGTCCATCAGGCGCATGGCCACATACGGCTTTCTTCTGTTCATGTCTGCAGCATCCACCAGCTATGCGGCAGAGGGGCAGAAAGGCGCGCCGGATACCCCGAGCGCCACAGCATGCACCAGTCTCCGGACCCACATGGAACAGCTGGACTGCCGGCTGGCGGAACTGGGACAGACCAAAGACCAGATCCTGGCAAGGCTGAAAAACGCCTCAACGCGCGATGAGCGGCGGCTGGCAGACCGGAACCTGAAACAAAACCGGCAGGAAACCGTCTCGGTTTACGGGAAACAGGCCGGAATTCTGGAAAAGGTGGCAAAAGACGTTACATCCTCCTGCCTGAAAGCCCGCGTTCACGGGGATATCGCCGCGACACGCTATGGCCAGTATTCCGGCTTCTGGTACAAGGACAAGGCTGCAAAGCCATATCAGGCCGCTTTCCGACTGGCCGAAAAGAAAAGGGTGCAGTCCCTGGCCAGATGCGCCCTGGATGAAAATGAGCCTTCAGGAGACCGGATCGCTGCCCGGCAGGCGCTGATCAATGCGCCGGACTACATCAGCGCCAGCGGGAAATACGCTGCCATCATCGTTGATCTGGACACCGGCCAGGTCCTCCACGACGAGGATGCCGGAAAACGGATCTGGCCGGCCTCGCTGGTCAAGATCATGACCCTGTTCCTGATCTTCGATGACCTGGAAGACAGGGATCCCCTGAAAAAAATCAGCGCGGATGACAGGATTATCATGACCAGGGATGCCAACGCTGTTCCACGCTCGCATCTGCGGATGAAAACCGGAGAGGAACTGACAGTCGCCACATCCATCGAGGCGCTGGTGGTCCTTTCAGGCAACAACGTGGCCGAAGCGGCGGCCATGCGCGGCGGAACCAGGGATGCCTTTGTGGCCCGGATGAACACGAAGGCAAAGATGCTTGGCATGCATGGGACCCGCTTTACCAATCCATCGGGCCTCCACGATGATGGCCGTAAGAAAAGCGATGAAGGGCAGTACACAACGGCCGGGGACATGGCCATCCTGGTGACGGCCATCCGCAGGGAACACCCGGACCTTTTCCGGCAGTATTTCTCCATGACATCCATGCAGTGGAAAGGGCGCACGCTGCCCGGACACAACAAGCTCCTGAAGAAATATGCTGACGGGAAAGGCGGGGACATAACCCTGGAGGGCAGCAAGACCGGCTTTACCGAGCCCTCGGGTTGTCATGTGGCCGTAGTGGCCCGGAGCAAAGACCGGCATATCGCCCTGGTTCTGGCGGGCCTGCGCAACGCCCCGGAACGGGATGAGCTGGCTGAAATCCTGCTGAAACAGAGCCTCGAAAATGCCCCGCCGGATCTGGGCGGCACCCCGGACCAGGACAGAAAGACCTGGAAACGCATCGAGACGGCTTATGCACAGCTGACCGGCCAGCATAACCGCCTGGCCCAGGCGAACAGCGGGCTGCAGGTGAGGTAATCCTCTTTAGCACTGCCTGTCATTCCGACCGGGGCCGCAGGCCGAGTGGAGGAATCTCACAGAAATCTTTCAGCTTCCCGGCGTGGCATGAAGATACCACTCTTCACCCAGATCCACCCACTGCGGGTTCATCATTGCGATCAAGGCGTTTTTCTTTTCCCGCCGCCACATTTTCAGCTGCTTTTCCCTCAGGATTACGTCCTCAATGCTGCCTGAGGATTCGTACCAGACCAGCCTGGTCACTTTGTATTTTCTGGTAAAGCCTTCAACCTGTCCGCTTCTGTGTTCAGAAATCCGGCGTTCCAGGTTGTTGGTTACACCGATGTAAAGCACTTCGTTTGTTTCATTGGCAAGGATGTAGACGTAATAGCTTTTCATACAAACCCCCTGATTTGAGATCCCTCGACTGCGCGTCACCGCGTGACGCTCCGCTCGGGATGACAATTAATGGCTGCCCAACCTAAACATCCACGTCCTGGACAAACCTGGCATTCTGCTGGATATACTGGAAGCGCAGCTCGGGCCGCTTGCCCATCAGGCTTTCCACCAAGGCGCGGGTTTCCGCTTCCGCATCCGGTTCTG
Protein-coding regions in this window:
- a CDS encoding serine hydrolase, whose protein sequence is MSIRRMATYGFLLFMSAASTSYAAEGQKGAPDTPSATACTSLRTHMEQLDCRLAELGQTKDQILARLKNASTRDERRLADRNLKQNRQETVSVYGKQAGILEKVAKDVTSSCLKARVHGDIAATRYGQYSGFWYKDKAAKPYQAAFRLAEKKRVQSLARCALDENEPSGDRIAARQALINAPDYISASGKYAAIIVDLDTGQVLHDEDAGKRIWPASLVKIMTLFLIFDDLEDRDPLKKISADDRIIMTRDANAVPRSHLRMKTGEELTVATSIEALVVLSGNNVAEAAAMRGGTRDAFVARMNTKAKMLGMHGTRFTNPSGLHDDGRKKSDEGQYTTAGDMAILVTAIRREHPDLFRQYFSMTSMQWKGRTLPGHNKLLKKYADGKGGDITLEGSKTGFTEPSGCHVAVVARSKDRHIALVLAGLRNAPERDELAEILLKQSLENAPPDLGGTPDQDRKTWKRIETAYAQLTGQHNRLAQANSGLQVR
- a CDS encoding DMT family transporter, which translates into the protein MLQHIKAARANQRGNGNIVTGTVCTMLAMLLFAVMNTGAKLLTGHHPLEIGFYRNLFGTFLFGAIILWQGKTHLLNMSSNKGLVLGRSVIGYLNLVFSFSAFQALPMANTQTLLFTGSLLVPLLGFVFLGERIGRYRYAVIISGFAGVCLIAGPTAELSALGVTWALLAALCQAAQAILLRHIGKADSPLTISFWFMAIGIILAGAAMPWVATVPDTREILILACLAIAGTAWPSCS
- the gltX gene encoding glutamate--tRNA ligase codes for the protein MSVAVRIAPSPTGWLHVGNIRTMLVNWLFARKHGGTFMLRLDDTDLERSREEYALGIERDLTWLGLTWDRFARQSDRTARYVEVIEQLKAAGRIYACYETEEELEIRRRIMTGQGKPPVYDRAALNLTAADHARFAAEGKKPHWRFLLKHEPIAWDDLVRGSQKFEGASLSDPVVVREDGYILYSLSSVIDDLDFGITHIIRAEEHTTNTASQIQMFQAIAGRVPQFAHLPLLSGSTGEKLSKRTGSLSIAQLRDEMGIEAMAIKSLLARVGTSDPVEPRTSDADLIAGFDLGRIARSTPRFDIEELKRLNGRILHQMPFAAVRERLHALGLPQADEGFWTAIHGNISRLDEAVEWWHMAQTSIMPVIDPADREFLAVADSLLPTDPWTADTWGQWVDAVKKATGRSGKALFMPLRKALTGRENGPELKVLLPLIGRSRAVARLAGREG
- a CDS encoding GIY-YIG nuclease family protein, giving the protein MKSYYVYILANETNEVLYIGVTNNLERRISEHRSGQVEGFTRKYKVTRLVWYESSGSIEDVILREKQLKMWRREKKNALIAMMNPQWVDLGEEWYLHATPGS